In Paenibacillus sp. FSL M7-0420, a single genomic region encodes these proteins:
- a CDS encoding NAD(P)-dependent oxidoreductase, protein MEQSSPLTTLTPELFMRNFAEAEPGLTRKGAIEESNRCLYCYDAPCIQACPTSINIPSFIKRIATDNLRGAAQTIMDANPVGASCARVCPTEELCEGACVLNGASAPIEIGLLQRYATDWAIRSGLQLFRAGEPNGKKVAVIGGGPAGLSAARELAREGFQVVIYEAKPLAGGLDTHGIVSFRLPQDISIWEVEQVERLGVEIRTGMKVGVDISIEELKAGYDAIVLAAGMGYVPPLGIEGEKLSGVYDAIELVETTKTGIPALELMGQRVAVIGAGNTAIDAATCSVRLGAANVKMIYRRTRGEMTAYDFEYEFAKQEGVEFNWLTLPKRIVGDEQGNVAALECVRMELTGEAGPDGRPSPVPVEGSEFLLPVDAVVVAIGQKRRIDLIEALGLEHKRGVVEIDPATGRTSDPQIYAAGDIVFGAGTGEAMVVSAAQQGKDAAYAIVKQWSGRQDSVIGSAV, encoded by the coding sequence ATGGAGCAATCTTCACCGTTAACCACATTGACGCCTGAGCTGTTCATGCGTAATTTTGCCGAGGCAGAGCCGGGGCTTACCCGCAAGGGAGCTATCGAAGAATCTAACCGCTGTCTGTACTGCTATGATGCGCCCTGTATCCAGGCCTGTCCGACCAGCATCAATATCCCTTCCTTTATCAAAAGAATCGCTACCGACAATCTCAGAGGGGCGGCGCAGACCATCATGGACGCTAATCCGGTCGGCGCAAGCTGCGCACGGGTATGTCCTACGGAGGAGCTGTGCGAGGGGGCCTGTGTGCTGAACGGCGCTTCCGCACCGATTGAGATTGGCCTGCTGCAGCGTTATGCCACGGATTGGGCGATCCGCAGCGGCCTTCAGCTCTTCCGGGCAGGTGAGCCTAACGGCAAGAAAGTAGCGGTGATCGGCGGCGGACCGGCAGGTCTGTCAGCGGCCAGAGAGCTGGCGCGCGAAGGCTTCCAGGTGGTGATCTATGAGGCGAAGCCGCTGGCCGGAGGCCTTGATACCCACGGGATTGTCTCCTTCCGGCTGCCGCAGGACATTTCGATCTGGGAAGTGGAGCAGGTGGAGAGGCTGGGCGTAGAGATCCGCACAGGAATGAAGGTGGGCGTGGATATTTCCATAGAAGAGCTTAAGGCCGGATATGATGCCATTGTGCTGGCGGCCGGGATGGGTTACGTCCCTCCGCTGGGGATTGAAGGCGAGAAGCTGTCTGGTGTCTATGATGCGATCGAGCTGGTGGAGACCACCAAGACCGGGATTCCTGCCCTGGAGCTGATGGGACAGCGTGTGGCTGTTATTGGTGCAGGCAATACGGCCATTGATGCGGCCACCTGCTCGGTGCGGCTCGGCGCGGCGAACGTGAAGATGATCTACCGCCGGACGCGCGGGGAGATGACGGCTTATGATTTCGAATATGAATTCGCCAAGCAAGAGGGTGTGGAGTTCAACTGGCTGACCCTGCCGAAGCGGATTGTCGGGGATGAGCAGGGGAATGTTGCGGCACTGGAATGTGTGCGGATGGAGCTGACTGGTGAGGCTGGGCCGGATGGACGCCCCTCCCCCGTGCCGGTGGAGGGCTCGGAATTCCTGCTCCCGGTGGATGCCGTAGTGGTGGCTATCGGCCAGAAACGGCGGATTGACCTCATTGAGGCGCTGGGGCTTGAGCATAAGCGGGGGGTAGTGGAGATTGATCCCGCGACCGGGCGCACCTCTGATCCGCAGATTTATGCTGCCGGCGATATTGTTTTTGGCGCAGGGACGGGGGAAGCCATGGTGGTCTCTGCCGCGCAGCAGGGCAAGGATGCTGCCTATGCGATTGTGAAGCAATGGTCAGGCCGTCAGGACAGCGTAATCGGCTCTGCCGTATAA
- a CDS encoding WG repeat-containing protein, which yields MSKSIKVLFSFFLVIFLIAMVSKESAFAKNGIRVILYGNPIQEKHSPIMKNNTVLVPFKGIFEKLGFNVSYDSASKTISGQKTGTTIKLVINQNTAWINDTPTILQVSPQIIDGATFVPLRFIGEASGLEVKWYGDSQIVSLYSKQNLFPVSRGGKFGYIDAEGKVVIDYQTKFTDAYAFNEGLAIVYSNAKFDGFINQQGNKVIPKGNYYDAKEFSEGLAAYRTLKTATDFAVSNYGYMDITGTSLIKPQFKKANNFSEGLAAVQVGSGYGYINSSGQIVIKAQYNSAEDFSEGAALVTINGISHYIDKKGKFLFNSSYKNGDSFSEGLAAVKAGANYGFINKRGKLEIPAKYEEVHSFSEGLAAVKINGKSGYIDNKGKLLIPNQFDAASDFHEGLAVAESGGKTGFINKTGAWVIQPTLDWAGRFSKGLSYAYSVDGEVYINKNGQIVWRRSQP from the coding sequence ATGAGCAAATCAATAAAAGTGCTGTTCTCATTTTTCCTTGTTATATTCTTAATTGCGATGGTCAGTAAAGAGTCTGCTTTTGCGAAAAATGGAATTAGAGTGATATTGTATGGAAATCCCATTCAAGAAAAGCACTCCCCAATTATGAAGAACAACACGGTATTGGTTCCATTTAAAGGGATATTTGAAAAATTAGGTTTTAATGTTAGTTACGACTCAGCAAGCAAAACAATTTCTGGTCAGAAGACAGGCACTACTATTAAATTAGTAATTAATCAAAATACGGCTTGGATAAATGATACTCCAACTATACTTCAAGTATCTCCACAGATAATTGATGGGGCAACGTTTGTACCACTTCGTTTCATTGGGGAAGCCAGCGGACTCGAAGTGAAGTGGTACGGGGACTCTCAGATTGTTTCATTATACTCTAAGCAAAATCTTTTTCCGGTATCACGCGGAGGGAAATTTGGCTATATTGATGCAGAAGGCAAAGTGGTTATTGATTATCAAACGAAATTTACAGATGCCTATGCTTTTAATGAAGGGCTAGCCATTGTTTATTCAAATGCTAAATTTGACGGATTCATCAATCAACAAGGAAATAAAGTAATACCTAAGGGAAATTATTATGATGCCAAGGAATTTTCAGAAGGACTTGCAGCGTATAGAACGCTTAAAACTGCAACTGATTTTGCTGTATCTAACTATGGTTATATGGATATTACAGGAACTAGTCTTATTAAACCGCAATTCAAAAAAGCTAATAATTTCTCCGAAGGATTGGCTGCTGTCCAAGTGGGAAGTGGATATGGATACATTAATTCTTCCGGGCAAATAGTAATAAAAGCCCAATATAACAGCGCTGAGGATTTTTCTGAAGGCGCTGCTCTGGTTACAATAAATGGAATTTCCCATTATATTGATAAGAAAGGGAAGTTTTTGTTCAATTCAAGTTATAAAAATGGGGATTCTTTTTCAGAGGGATTGGCAGCTGTTAAAGCAGGAGCTAACTATGGCTTTATTAATAAGAGAGGAAAATTAGAGATTCCTGCTAAGTATGAGGAGGTTCACTCTTTTTCGGAAGGCTTGGCGGCGGTTAAAATAAATGGAAAATCAGGTTATATAGATAACAAAGGAAAACTACTTATTCCTAACCAATTTGATGCAGCGAGTGACTTTCATGAAGGACTTGCAGTTGCCGAATCGGGAGGGAAGACCGGATTCATTAATAAAACAGGGGCTTGGGTTATTCAACCAACGCTTGACTGGGCTGGACGCTTTTCTAAGGGGCTTTCTTACGCATATAGTGTTGATGGAGAAGTATACATTAATAAAAATGGTCAGATTGTGTGGAGAAGAAGCCAACCTTAA
- a CDS encoding cohesin domain-containing protein has product MNKRNRFKRAIRGMKVLPLMMSMIREAAVDNTAPAMSVEVTTDKEAYNPGDEVTVLVHLKDFAPNDRGYSYLNFIIQYDSQVFDNLEYTQHSVYAEGNYTAGSEVDDLFQFNFQSPVDGSIYLGKNTSMRGIDIQVEAGSGQQTIPAVDQTLVTFKLRVKALTLASSSMISLANEFTRIRTSEAANSIYLYSPDVTANSPARIEITQSSSVSVFSALESVNRLT; this is encoded by the coding sequence ATGAATAAAAGGAATAGATTCAAGCGGGCAATCAGAGGGATGAAGGTACTGCCGCTTATGATGTCCATGATTCGTGAGGCTGCAGTGGATAACACCGCTCCTGCGATGTCTGTTGAGGTGACCACTGACAAAGAGGCCTATAATCCGGGGGATGAAGTTACCGTGCTGGTGCATTTAAAAGACTTCGCGCCAAATGACCGTGGCTACAGCTATCTTAACTTCATTATCCAATATGACAGCCAGGTATTTGATAACCTTGAATATACACAGCATTCGGTCTATGCGGAAGGAAATTATACGGCTGGAAGCGAGGTCGATGACCTGTTCCAGTTCAATTTCCAGAGTCCCGTGGATGGCAGTATCTATCTCGGAAAAAATACAAGTATGCGCGGCATTGATATTCAGGTTGAAGCGGGCAGCGGACAGCAGACGATTCCGGCGGTAGACCAGACGCTGGTCACGTTCAAGCTGCGGGTCAAAGCACTTACGCTCGCCTCCTCCTCAATGATCAGCCTGGCCAATGAATTCACCAGAATCCGCACCTCTGAAGCCGCAAATAGCATCTATCTCTACTCGCCCGATGTCACAGCGAACTCCCCGGCAAGGATCGAAATTACCCAATCTTCGTCCGTCTCCGTCTTCTCTGCACTGGAGTCTGTTAACCGTCTTACGTAG
- a CDS encoding PucR family transcriptional regulator, whose translation MDWELVFTIRDALKRPLFAEAELIGGRNGLNRAVRWVHVLESASLESLIHGEEMILTTGMSASTDLDAALSFMQNLIDKNAACLCIELGAYFSAIPQEMIALSNLHDFPLIQFTRTVRFVDITLDLHSLIINRHHRMLQELESISREFHRLTLTSQGTLKVLQLLCKSTRTQILYMQLQGKPLFFPALAPEEQRPLLGFFETFSEEMEGAAPEAAPYIREYGHKTIAVKPVGALDQTWAYILMVCNHKPQEFDCLLLDSASLSIAQELLRTRYMEERKLFSENLWVDELVGGRTQDDNRLKGLVGPDFNLVNELPYRVCLIEIENPRDVKWNSSENDWESITFHLSLILRSIFEKHSLRPLITLKNNRLTVIALDIQSKLPGKLRLQQALDSLQHIRADEKLKDLQLVIGVSKSHRGLKHAHAGYQEAVQALSLYSCYQKPVLMYEELGVFQLLLSLNDGKTLENFIRSYIGPLIDHDEAKGSELLLTLRVYLDHDGSKQIAARSLFIVRQSLYYRLDKITELLGEDFMLPENRISIQVALRAYQFLYPEKFTLPSSRSAQL comes from the coding sequence ATGGACTGGGAACTTGTATTTACGATCCGCGACGCGCTGAAGCGGCCGCTGTTCGCTGAAGCTGAGCTGATCGGGGGAAGAAACGGCCTGAACCGGGCCGTCCGCTGGGTGCATGTGCTGGAGAGCGCGAGCCTGGAGAGTCTGATTCACGGGGAAGAGATGATTCTGACCACCGGAATGAGCGCAAGCACGGATCTGGACGCTGCCCTGTCTTTCATGCAGAATCTGATTGATAAGAACGCCGCCTGCCTGTGCATCGAGCTGGGAGCCTACTTCAGTGCCATTCCGCAGGAGATGATCGCTCTTTCGAACCTGCACGATTTTCCGCTGATCCAATTCACCCGCACTGTACGGTTCGTCGACATTACACTCGATCTGCATTCCCTCATCATCAACCGCCACCACCGGATGCTGCAGGAGCTGGAGAGCATCTCCCGCGAATTTCACCGGCTGACGCTAACCTCCCAGGGAACCCTTAAGGTCCTGCAATTGTTATGTAAAAGCACCCGCACACAGATTCTCTATATGCAGCTGCAAGGTAAACCTCTCTTCTTCCCGGCCCTGGCACCCGAGGAGCAGCGCCCGCTGCTGGGCTTCTTCGAGACCTTCAGCGAAGAGATGGAGGGAGCAGCGCCGGAGGCCGCCCCCTATATCCGCGAATACGGCCACAAGACCATCGCCGTGAAGCCCGTAGGAGCCTTGGACCAGACCTGGGCCTATATCCTGATGGTCTGTAATCACAAGCCGCAGGAATTCGACTGTCTGCTGCTCGATTCCGCCTCCTTATCCATCGCACAGGAGCTGCTGCGCACCCGGTACATGGAGGAACGAAAGCTGTTCTCGGAGAATCTGTGGGTAGATGAGCTGGTCGGGGGACGTACTCAGGACGACAACCGGCTCAAGGGGCTGGTCGGCCCGGACTTCAACCTGGTTAATGAGCTGCCCTACCGGGTCTGCCTGATCGAGATCGAGAATCCCCGGGATGTCAAATGGAACAGCTCGGAGAATGACTGGGAATCCATCACCTTCCATCTATCGCTCATCCTGCGCTCCATCTTCGAGAAGCACTCCCTCCGGCCGCTGATCACCCTGAAGAACAACCGGCTGACCGTCATTGCCCTGGATATCCAGTCCAAGCTGCCCGGCAAGCTGCGCCTGCAGCAGGCGCTTGATTCCTTGCAGCATATCCGCGCGGATGAGAAGCTGAAGGACCTGCAGCTCGTCATCGGAGTCAGCAAGTCCCACCGGGGCCTGAAGCACGCTCATGCCGGTTATCAGGAAGCCGTACAAGCGCTGTCTCTTTATTCCTGTTACCAGAAGCCGGTCCTCATGTATGAGGAGTTAGGCGTCTTCCAGCTGCTGCTGAGCCTGAACGACGGCAAGACGCTGGAGAATTTCATCCGCAGCTATATCGGCCCGCTGATTGACCACGATGAGGCGAAGGGCAGCGAGCTGCTGCTGACGCTGCGCGTCTACCTCGATCATGACGGGTCGAAGCAGATCGCCGCCCGCAGCCTCTTCATCGTCAGGCAATCCCTCTACTACCGGCTGGACAAAATCACCGAGCTGCTCGGCGAGGACTTCATGCTCCCGGAGAACCGGATCTCCATTCAGGTCGCCCTGCGCGCCTACCAGTTCCTCTACCCGGAGAAATTCACTCTGCCCAGCTCCCGTTCAGCACAGCTGTGA
- the preA gene encoding NAD-dependent dihydropyrimidine dehydrogenase subunit PreA gives MADLSIDFAGIKSPNPFWLASAPPTNTGYQVQRAFEAGWGGAVWKTLGEPVINTSARFAAVHFGGQRVAGFNNIELITDRPLEVNLKEIYETKRRFPDHTIIASLMVEPKREKWHEIVKRVEAIGVDGLELNFGCPHGMAERGMGAASGQQPDLVQAQTAWVKEVATTPVIVKLTPNITDITVVARHAVKGGADAISLINTINSLAGVDIHSWNTIPNVGGQGAHGGYCGPAVKPIALSMVAECARDREVGVPISGIGGISTWQDVVEFMLMGSTGIQVCTAVMHHGFRIVEEMIDGLNHYLDEKGLASVTELIGKSVPKYSNWGDLDLNYQVVAQINEENCINCNKCHIACEDASHQCIDMLTNAEGKAILQVREEDCVGCNLCSIVCPADGAIDMIALEGGAAPMSWNQRSRIISGVNGAYSEVEAG, from the coding sequence ATGGCAGATCTCAGTATTGATTTTGCAGGCATCAAGTCACCGAATCCGTTCTGGCTGGCCTCTGCGCCGCCTACGAATACAGGCTATCAGGTGCAGCGTGCGTTCGAGGCAGGCTGGGGAGGCGCGGTGTGGAAGACGCTCGGAGAGCCGGTCATCAATACCTCGGCCCGGTTCGCCGCCGTTCATTTTGGCGGCCAGCGTGTAGCGGGCTTCAACAATATTGAGCTGATTACCGACCGTCCGCTGGAGGTCAACCTGAAGGAAATCTATGAGACGAAGCGGAGATTCCCGGACCATACGATCATTGCTTCCCTGATGGTGGAGCCGAAGCGGGAGAAGTGGCATGAGATTGTGAAGCGCGTGGAGGCTATCGGCGTAGACGGTCTGGAGCTGAACTTCGGCTGTCCGCACGGCATGGCTGAACGCGGCATGGGCGCGGCTTCGGGCCAGCAGCCTGATCTGGTGCAGGCGCAGACCGCCTGGGTCAAAGAGGTGGCAACCACCCCGGTCATTGTGAAGCTGACGCCGAACATCACCGACATTACCGTGGTGGCCCGGCACGCCGTCAAGGGCGGAGCGGATGCGATCAGCCTGATCAATACCATCAACAGTCTGGCCGGGGTGGACATCCACAGCTGGAATACAATTCCGAATGTCGGCGGCCAGGGAGCGCACGGCGGTTATTGCGGCCCGGCTGTCAAACCGATTGCCCTTAGCATGGTGGCGGAATGTGCCCGGGACCGTGAAGTCGGCGTGCCGATCTCCGGCATCGGCGGCATCTCCACCTGGCAGGATGTCGTCGAATTCATGCTGATGGGCTCGACAGGAATTCAGGTCTGCACAGCGGTTATGCATCATGGCTTCAGGATTGTGGAGGAGATGATCGACGGTCTGAACCATTACCTGGACGAGAAGGGGCTGGCTTCGGTAACCGAGCTGATTGGCAAGTCGGTGCCTAAGTATTCCAACTGGGGCGATCTTGACCTTAACTATCAAGTCGTTGCGCAGATCAACGAGGAGAACTGTATCAACTGCAATAAATGCCATATTGCCTGTGAAGACGCCTCTCATCAATGCATCGATATGCTGACGAATGCGGAGGGCAAGGCGATTCTGCAAGTGCGCGAGGAGGATTGTGTAGGCTGCAATCTGTGTTCGATTGTCTGCCCGGCAGACGGAGCCATTGATATGATTGCCCTGGAGGGCGGCGCGGCCCCGATGAGCTGGAATCAGCGCAGCCGGATCATCAGCGGAGTCAACGGTGCTTATTCGGAAGTGGAGGCGGGTTAA
- the hydA gene encoding dihydropyrimidinase, with the protein MKKIIKHGIIVTAADTYTGDVLIEDGIISGIGLNLEAPGAEIIDASGCYVFPGGIDPHTHLDMPFGGTVTADDFETGTIAAAYGGTTTVIDFCLTTKGQPLQQAVDTWHHKSQNKAVIDYSFHLMVSELNDKVLSELPQIIEQEGITSLKVFMAYKNTFQADDGVLYKTLQAAKREGALVMVHAENGDVIEYLVDQALAAGNTDPLYHALTRPPELEGEATGRAAYLTGLTDSQLYVVHVTCAEAAWKIAEARKKGLRVYGETCPQYLVLDQSALAKPDFEGAKYVWSPPLREQWNQDVLWDALWSGTLQTIGSDQCSFNFKGQKELGRGDFSKIPNGGPTIEDRFSVLYSEGVQKGRITLNKFVDIIATSSAKLFGLFPQKGTIAVGSDADIVIFDPAVERTLSAKTHHMNVDYNAFEGLEVKGEPVSVLSRGEFVIRDKVFVGAAGQGKYLHRKRFEAEAPHPAQAEISGGVV; encoded by the coding sequence ATGAAGAAGATCATCAAGCACGGGATTATCGTTACAGCGGCAGATACGTATACGGGGGATGTCCTGATTGAGGATGGAATCATCAGCGGAATCGGCTTGAATCTGGAAGCGCCGGGCGCGGAGATCATTGATGCTTCCGGCTGTTATGTCTTTCCGGGAGGGATTGATCCCCACACCCATCTGGATATGCCCTTCGGCGGTACAGTTACCGCCGATGACTTCGAGACCGGCACGATTGCTGCTGCTTACGGCGGAACCACCACGGTAATCGACTTCTGCCTGACCACGAAGGGGCAGCCGCTCCAGCAGGCCGTAGATACCTGGCATCATAAATCGCAGAATAAAGCAGTCATCGACTACAGCTTCCACCTGATGGTGTCAGAGCTGAATGACAAGGTGCTCAGTGAGCTGCCGCAGATTATCGAGCAGGAGGGCATCACCTCGCTGAAGGTGTTCATGGCCTACAAGAACACGTTCCAGGCCGACGACGGGGTGCTGTATAAGACGCTTCAGGCGGCGAAGCGCGAAGGGGCGCTGGTTATGGTGCATGCCGAGAATGGGGATGTCATCGAATATCTGGTGGACCAGGCGCTTGCCGCCGGAAACACCGATCCGCTCTATCATGCGCTGACCCGTCCCCCTGAGCTGGAAGGCGAGGCGACTGGGCGGGCGGCTTATTTGACCGGGCTGACGGATTCACAGCTCTATGTGGTGCATGTTACCTGCGCCGAGGCGGCCTGGAAGATTGCAGAGGCCCGCAAGAAAGGGCTGCGCGTCTACGGCGAGACCTGCCCGCAGTATCTGGTGCTGGATCAGTCGGCGCTGGCGAAGCCGGATTTCGAAGGCGCCAAGTATGTCTGGTCTCCTCCGCTGCGCGAACAGTGGAACCAGGATGTACTCTGGGATGCCCTCTGGAGCGGGACGCTGCAGACCATCGGCTCTGACCAGTGCTCGTTCAACTTCAAGGGGCAGAAGGAGCTGGGCCGGGGCGACTTCTCGAAGATCCCGAACGGTGGACCCACTATTGAAGACCGGTTCAGTGTCCTCTACTCCGAAGGGGTGCAGAAGGGCCGGATCACGCTGAACAAATTCGTGGATATCATCGCCACCTCAAGCGCCAAGCTGTTCGGCCTGTTCCCGCAAAAGGGTACGATTGCCGTGGGCAGCGATGCTGATATCGTGATCTTCGATCCTGCAGTGGAACGGACACTGTCGGCAAAGACCCATCATATGAATGTGGACTATAATGCGTTCGAGGGGCTGGAAGTCAAGGGAGAGCCGGTCTCTGTGCTGAGCCGGGGAGAGTTCGTGATCCGGGACAAAGTATTCGTCGGTGCCGCAGGTCAAGGCAAATACTTGCACCGCAAGCGCTTCGAGGCCGAAGCTCCCCATCCAGCCCAGGCAGAAATCAGCGGAGGAGTGGTCTGA